The Wolbachia endosymbiont of Ctenocephalides felis wCfeT genome includes a region encoding these proteins:
- the lepB gene encoding signal peptidase I: MKKLAKPNKNWIVRTGRSLSSLFFLLLIALSIRSFLFEPFHIPSGSMKSTLLEGDYIFANKYSYGYSKHSLPFSPNIFIGRIFYTPPKSGDIIVFKPTGKDIRFVKRVIGVPGDKVQMIDGELYLNDKKIERKLIKNFFDHDSNRKIPQYMETLSNDKKHEILIDNTPNKFSYDTPVYHVPEDHFFVMGDNRNNSLDSRFPEIGFIPMENIIGRVGMVGLSFKLEKVDWLPFNFRLPIALRLDRILHKVV; the protein is encoded by the coding sequence TTGAAAAAATTGGCAAAGCCAAACAAAAATTGGATCGTAAGAACAGGAAGATCTTTATCTTCACTGTTCTTTCTATTGCTCATTGCACTCTCAATACGCAGTTTCTTATTTGAACCATTTCATATACCATCTGGTTCGATGAAAAGTACTCTACTTGAAGGTGATTACATTTTTGCCAACAAATATTCATACGGTTACAGCAAGCACTCCTTGCCATTTTCTCCAAATATTTTCATTGGTAGAATTTTTTATACTCCACCAAAAAGCGGTGACATAATAGTTTTCAAGCCCACAGGGAAAGACATTCGATTTGTAAAGCGAGTAATAGGTGTGCCAGGTGATAAGGTGCAGATGATAGATGGAGAATTATACCTAAACGATAAAAAGATAGAACGAAAGCTGATTAAGAACTTCTTTGATCATGACTCAAATCGCAAGATACCTCAGTACATGGAAACGCTTTCAAACGATAAAAAACATGAAATTTTAATAGATAATACTCCTAATAAATTTTCATATGACACTCCAGTTTATCACGTACCTGAAGACCATTTTTTCGTTATGGGAGATAACAGAAACAACTCCTTAGATAGCAGATTTCCTGAAATTGGTTTTATACCAATGGAAAACATTATTGGGCGTGTGGGTATGGTTGGGTTATCATTCAAACTTGAAAAGGTTGATTGGCTACCATTTAACTTTAGACTGCCCATTGCTTTAAGACTAGACAGAATACTGCACAAAGTTGTGTAA
- a CDS encoding protocatechuate 3,4-dioxygenase, which translates to MKVLLAFLMQIVFSLSLFAADPILLNCIETPEIQDLDARPKTFNPSNNLRRKSGSPESAAGELIHIVGRITDVNCLPIQHAVVSIWHANSRGFNHHDENIGKNKFDPNFTGSGRFVVNNLGYYNFITIAPGRSHDRAPHINFLVQHPDFPEFTTQMFFSDHNCKNCTDPALTNLIESGFASLLIVPFTYNDQAIKTYTFNITLGGYNKFSGKK; encoded by the coding sequence ATGAAGGTCTTATTAGCATTCCTAATGCAAATCGTGTTCAGTTTGTCATTGTTTGCAGCCGATCCTATTTTACTAAACTGCATCGAAACTCCAGAGATACAAGATCTTGATGCAAGGCCAAAAACTTTTAATCCATCAAATAATTTAAGAAGAAAATCCGGCTCTCCAGAAAGTGCTGCAGGAGAACTAATACACATAGTAGGCAGAATTACTGATGTAAATTGTTTACCCATACAACACGCAGTAGTTTCCATATGGCATGCAAATTCACGTGGTTTCAATCATCATGATGAAAATATTGGTAAAAATAAGTTTGATCCCAACTTTACTGGATCCGGGAGATTTGTAGTGAATAATCTTGGCTATTACAATTTTATAACAATAGCACCTGGCAGAAGTCATGATAGAGCGCCACATATTAATTTTTTAGTACAGCACCCAGATTTTCCAGAATTTACGACACAAATGTTTTTTTCTGATCATAATTGCAAAAATTGCACTGACCCTGCTCTTACAAATCTTATTGAAAGTGGATTTGCAAGCCTACTCATAGTGCCCTTTACTTATAATGATCAAGCTATAAAAACTTATACGTTTAATATTACCTTAGGTGGATATAATAAATTTTCTGGTAAGAAATAA
- a CDS encoding leucyl aminopeptidase, protein MKVIISKISSDFKTIVTGLFEDDKSISDYGILQGKQVIDNIKQFSNFNGSFGEFFSITSPEGKNIIVVGLGKKDEWNENKELNIGGKIYCELSRLKIKKAAILIEGNSANIAYGAFLRSFKFDKYKTKKDEKIVEVEEIAVLAKDEQLSDAEKLFECLRQEGEGIFFARSLITEPPNVLYPESYADRIKDELAKLGLEIEVLDKKQMEKENMGALLGVAQGSSKEPKLVIIKWDGTEKKEKPIAFVGKGITFDTGGISLKPSRGMESMKYDMAGSAAVVGVMHALAGRKAKVNAIGVVALAENAVDGNAQRPSDVVTSMSGQTIEVLNTDAEGRLILADALWYTQDRFSPKFIIDLATLTGAIVVALGNNEYAGLFSNNDELANNLIDAGIEVNEKLWRFPMNEAYDKIIDSPIADVQNIAPAGSGGDSITAAQFLQRFVNNVCWAHLDIAGSAWHEKGTDISPKGAVGFGIRLLNKLVEKYYEVNS, encoded by the coding sequence ATGAAGGTAATAATTTCTAAAATTTCATCAGATTTTAAAACAATTGTCACAGGCCTCTTTGAAGACGACAAATCTATAAGTGATTATGGAATTTTGCAAGGAAAGCAAGTTATAGACAACATAAAGCAATTCAGTAATTTCAATGGAAGCTTCGGTGAGTTTTTCTCTATCACTTCGCCAGAAGGAAAAAATATTATCGTCGTTGGACTGGGCAAAAAAGACGAGTGGAATGAAAATAAGGAATTAAATATTGGTGGTAAAATATATTGTGAGCTTAGCAGACTCAAAATCAAGAAAGCAGCAATTTTAATAGAGGGCAACTCAGCAAATATTGCATATGGCGCATTTTTACGTAGCTTTAAGTTTGATAAATATAAAACCAAAAAAGATGAAAAAATTGTAGAAGTAGAGGAAATCGCAGTACTGGCAAAGGATGAACAGTTGAGTGATGCAGAAAAATTATTTGAATGTTTAAGACAGGAAGGAGAGGGTATATTTTTTGCACGCTCCTTAATAACAGAACCACCTAATGTTTTGTACCCAGAATCTTATGCTGATCGCATTAAAGATGAACTAGCCAAGTTAGGATTGGAAATTGAAGTGCTAGATAAAAAGCAGATGGAAAAGGAAAACATGGGAGCACTGCTTGGAGTTGCCCAAGGTAGTAGTAAAGAGCCAAAACTAGTGATCATAAAGTGGGATGGCACAGAGAAAAAAGAGAAGCCGATTGCTTTTGTTGGTAAGGGTATAACGTTTGATACTGGCGGAATATCGCTCAAGCCTTCTCGCGGTATGGAGTCGATGAAGTATGATATGGCAGGTTCTGCTGCTGTAGTTGGTGTAATGCATGCTCTTGCAGGAAGAAAAGCAAAAGTGAACGCTATAGGTGTGGTTGCACTTGCAGAAAATGCAGTAGATGGAAATGCGCAAAGGCCAAGTGATGTAGTCACTTCAATGTCCGGACAGACAATAGAGGTATTAAACACTGATGCAGAAGGCAGATTAATACTCGCAGATGCTTTATGGTATACGCAAGATAGATTTTCGCCAAAATTCATAATAGACCTTGCCACTTTAACTGGTGCCATCGTTGTTGCACTTGGTAATAATGAATATGCTGGTCTTTTTTCAAACAATGATGAATTGGCAAACAATTTAATTGACGCAGGAATTGAAGTAAATGAAAAATTATGGCGTTTTCCTATGAATGAGGCTTATGATAAAATTATAGATTCGCCAATTGCTGATGTGCAAAATATTGCTCCTGCAGGCTCAGGTGGCGATAGCATAACGGCTGCACAATTTTTGCAGCGTTTTGTAAACAATGTTTGTTGGGCACATTTGGACATTGCTGGTTCCGCATGGCATGAAAAAGGCACTGACATTTCTCCAAAAGGAGCAGTAGGCTTTGGTATCAGACTGCTAAATAAGTTAGTTGAAAAATATTATGAGGTGAATAGCTAA
- the gatA gene encoding Asp-tRNA(Asn)/Glu-tRNA(Gln) amidotransferase subunit GatA produces the protein MNELRKLSITQMHDGLKKKSFSAVELVKAHIDAVESEKLNAFITKTPEVAIKAAKVADECFSKQTDRISPLMGIPVGVKDLFCTKGIKTTACSRMLENFVPTYESTVYDLLLKSGAAMLGKLNMDEFAMGSANTNSYFGPVENVWTRKSDGEKVVPGGSSGGSAASVAGFLCAGALGSDTGGSVRQPAAYCGVVGVKPTYGRCSRYGMIAFASSLDQAGVITRSVSDSALILEAICGYDKKDSTSSERPVPKFSNLINGDIKGKRIGIPKEYRMDGTSDEIVHHWEKVTSYLKENGAEIVDITLPHTKYAIPVYYLICSAETSSNLARYDGVRYGFRVDADTLEEMYSLTRAEGFGREVKRRILIGAYALSSGHYNEYYEKAQCIRALIRNDFVKAFEKIDYILVPSAPTEAFGLNEKPDPLMMCINDVFTVPASLAGLPAMSVPVGLSNEGLPLALQVIGNYYDEAGILNVASVIEQNCGRVVESR, from the coding sequence ATGAACGAATTAAGAAAGTTAAGTATTACACAAATGCATGATGGACTCAAAAAAAAGAGTTTTTCTGCAGTTGAATTAGTGAAAGCACATATTGATGCAGTTGAAAGTGAAAAATTAAATGCATTTATAACAAAAACTCCAGAGGTAGCAATAAAAGCTGCAAAAGTTGCAGATGAGTGTTTTTCAAAACAAACAGATAGAATCTCGCCACTCATGGGCATACCAGTTGGTGTTAAAGATTTATTTTGCACAAAAGGAATAAAGACAACTGCGTGTTCAAGAATGCTGGAAAATTTTGTTCCAACTTATGAATCCACAGTTTATGATTTGCTCCTAAAGAGTGGAGCAGCAATGCTCGGCAAGCTTAATATGGACGAGTTTGCTATGGGCTCTGCAAATACAAATAGTTATTTTGGCCCTGTTGAAAATGTTTGGACGCGTAAAAGCGATGGAGAAAAAGTTGTCCCTGGCGGTTCATCCGGCGGTTCTGCAGCATCAGTTGCTGGATTTTTGTGTGCAGGAGCACTTGGAAGTGACACTGGTGGATCTGTGCGTCAACCGGCAGCTTATTGTGGAGTGGTAGGAGTCAAACCAACTTATGGCAGGTGTTCACGCTATGGCATGATTGCATTTGCAAGTTCTCTTGATCAAGCGGGAGTTATTACACGTTCTGTTTCTGATTCAGCGCTAATTCTGGAAGCAATTTGTGGTTATGACAAAAAAGACTCAACATCCAGTGAAAGACCTGTACCTAAATTTTCTAATCTGATAAATGGTGATATTAAAGGCAAGCGTATTGGTATACCAAAAGAATACAGGATGGATGGCACTTCAGATGAAATCGTTCATCATTGGGAAAAAGTTACTTCCTATTTAAAAGAAAATGGAGCAGAAATTGTAGATATTACTCTGCCACACACTAAATATGCCATACCTGTTTATTACCTAATTTGCTCTGCTGAAACTTCGTCTAATCTTGCTCGTTATGATGGTGTACGTTATGGATTTAGAGTTGATGCTGATACTCTTGAGGAAATGTATTCACTGACAAGAGCAGAAGGTTTTGGAAGAGAAGTAAAGAGAAGAATTTTAATTGGCGCATATGCACTTTCTTCAGGCCATTACAATGAATACTATGAAAAAGCGCAATGTATTAGAGCGCTAATCAGGAATGATTTCGTAAAAGCATTCGAAAAAATAGATTATATACTTGTACCATCTGCTCCAACGGAAGCTTTTGGCTTGAACGAAAAACCAGATCCACTGATGATGTGCATTAATGATGTATTTACCGTACCAGCAAGTCTAGCAGGACTGCCTGCAATGTCCGTTCCTGTTGGACTTTCAAACGAAGGACTACCTCTTGCACTACAAGTTATTGGTAACTACTACGATGAGGCTGGAATATTAAATGTAGCAAGTGTGATAGAGCAGAACTGCGGTAGGGTAGTTGAGTCGCGATAG
- a CDS encoding ankyrin repeat domain-containing protein: MVETRETIKWWELRDAVLRNDLQEVKDCIEKAKSQGVLSRVIDVKDGDLGSPLVYAVKGENVEIARVLIENGANINLQGYRYKPPIYYAIRDGSKEMVELLASKGANISGTFGHDSYSLLGLAIYYDSTEKAEILLKHGINPNAYIDGKRFNIKGYKPLHFAAVRDSVSMVDLLIKYGAEINGQDKEGNTPMHLAIASRCTDVIKLLYRNGADVDIKNKRNKTAEYLAYRYYDRTVSEIDMGVEYVVASGASRPSSSIFAALEYPFRCMA; encoded by the coding sequence ATGGTAGAAACTAGAGAAACTATAAAATGGTGGGAGCTACGCGACGCAGTACTAAGGAATGATCTTCAGGAGGTTAAAGACTGCATTGAAAAGGCAAAAAGTCAAGGTGTTCTTTCCAGGGTTATTGATGTTAAAGATGGAGATCTGGGATCACCTTTAGTATACGCAGTCAAAGGTGAAAACGTAGAGATAGCAAGAGTTTTAATTGAGAATGGTGCTAACATTAACTTACAGGGTTATCGTTATAAACCGCCTATATATTATGCAATTAGGGATGGCTCTAAAGAAATGGTGGAACTGCTGGCTAGCAAGGGTGCTAATATTAGTGGTACGTTTGGGCATGATAGCTATAGCCTTTTGGGTTTGGCTATATATTACGATAGTACGGAAAAAGCAGAAATTCTACTGAAACACGGCATTAACCCAAATGCATATATTGATGGCAAGAGATTCAACATAAAAGGCTATAAACCATTACACTTTGCTGCTGTAAGAGATAGTGTATCAATGGTGGATCTTCTCATAAAATATGGTGCAGAAATTAATGGTCAAGATAAAGAGGGTAACACTCCTATGCATTTGGCTATTGCATCCAGATGTACAGATGTAATAAAGCTGCTATACCGTAATGGTGCTGATGTTGACATTAAAAATAAAAGAAATAAAACAGCTGAATACCTTGCTTATCGTTATTATGACAGGACTGTATCAGAAATTGATATGGGGGTAGAATATGTTGTAGCAAGTGGTGCATCCAGACCTTCTTCTTCCATTTTTGCTGCGCTAGAGTATCCATTCAGGTGTATGGCTTAA
- a CDS encoding ankyrin repeat domain-containing protein, translated as MVLKITGKFTNGYNNYSLLGWAVNDGNTEKAKVLLKHRTSQNAKIIANSKIIFYNNRKDDTLLHFAVAKKNPQMVDLLIKYGAEVNAQNEWGDTPLHDAVTYEYTDIIKLLYQNGADVDNIKNNKGETAADLAHDYYHGKTVKEIAAEGADVSSDHSVQTKAVPNCSFRSSSILSTVKTSTFSALNSLFRNTPALPFNRQFTTLSESTFSALQDNFNGMVQFASLVVGYFTGVKYSRQVDNLPLTKKEIQERKLDAIERTFKAAIDKFGPKSSLSSTTISKVARNNTVTMN; from the coding sequence ATGGTGCTAAAGATTACTGGTAAGTTTACAAATGGTTATAATAACTATAGTCTTTTGGGGTGGGCTGTAAATGACGGTAATACGGAAAAAGCAAAAGTGTTGCTTAAGCACCGTACTAGTCAAAATGCAAAGATTATTGCAAATTCAAAAATTATTTTTTATAACAACAGAAAAGACGATACATTATTACACTTTGCTGTTGCAAAAAAGAATCCACAGATGGTGGACCTTCTTATAAAATATGGTGCAGAAGTTAATGCTCAAAATGAATGGGGTGACACTCCTCTACATGATGCTGTTACATACGAATATACAGATATAATAAAACTGCTATACCAGAATGGTGCCGATGTTGATAATATTAAAAATAACAAAGGGGAAACAGCTGCAGACCTTGCTCATGATTACTATCATGGCAAAACCGTAAAGGAAATTGCTGCAGAAGGGGCAGATGTTAGTTCAGATCATTCTGTACAGACAAAAGCTGTACCAAATTGTTCATTTAGATCTTCTTCTATCTTAAGTACAGTTAAAACTTCAACTTTTTCTGCACTCAATAGCTTATTTCGAAACACTCCTGCTTTGCCTTTCAATCGGCAGTTTACTACTTTAAGCGAAAGCACGTTCAGTGCTCTACAGGATAACTTTAACGGAATGGTTCAATTTGCTAGCTTAGTAGTGGGATATTTTACAGGAGTAAAATACTCAAGGCAAGTAGACAACTTGCCTCTAACTAAAAAAGAAATCCAAGAAAGAAAACTTGATGCTATAGAGAGGACATTCAAGGCAGCAATTGATAAGTTTGGCCCTAAAAGCTCATTAAGTAGTACAACAATATCTAAAGTAGCTAGAAATAATACCGTAACTATGAATTAG
- a CDS encoding ankyrin repeat domain-containing protein: protein MVETRETMQLSNKLYNAIKENNLQEVKECIIKAKSKGVIRIINFKDRNDKSPLERAVKNENLEIARFLIENGADINIQGLSSPSTYILCS from the coding sequence ATGGTAGAGACTAGAGAAACTATGCAATTAAGCAATAAGCTATATAACGCAATAAAAGAAAATAACCTTCAAGAGGTTAAAGAATGCATTATAAAAGCAAAAAGTAAGGGGGTTATTAGAATTATTAATTTTAAAGATAGAAATGATAAATCACCTCTAGAAAGGGCTGTTAAAAATGAAAATTTGGAAATAGCGAGATTTTTAATTGAAAATGGTGCTGACATTAATATTCAAGGATTATCTTCGCCATCCACCTATATATTATGCAGTTAG
- the hemA gene encoding 5-aminolevulinate synthase codes for MVSYEEIFLNKIKDIKNEGRYREFTHFASLPGRLPYIMDYERNREVIVWCSNNYLGMSQNENVTAAIQNAPVGAGGTRNISGTTKEIVELEKSLADLHQKESALTFPCGYLANQTTLSTLSSVIPDVVIFSDEKNHSSMIEGIKAGRRPKYIFKHNDVSHLEQLLNSVDRKTPKIIALESVYSMDGDVAPLKEICDLADQYNAITYLDEVHAVGMYGPRGGGIAERENLMNRVTIIQGTLSKAFGVMGGYIASSKNLVDVIRSSAPGFIFTTAMSPVLAAAAKASIEHLKSSNAEREKQKQVVKKVKNSLQNAGINFIATETHIIPIIIGDPELSKEASKLLFDEYEIYVQHINYPTVPRGTERFRITPTPYHTDEMVEHLTESLVKVFKNLSIPLACLSFSSSKY; via the coding sequence CTTAAATAAAATTAAAGATATAAAAAACGAAGGGCGTTATCGTGAGTTTACGCACTTTGCTTCATTACCTGGCAGACTTCCCTATATTATGGACTATGAAAGAAATAGAGAAGTCATCGTTTGGTGCAGTAATAATTATCTGGGAATGTCACAGAATGAAAATGTTACTGCTGCTATTCAAAATGCGCCTGTTGGTGCAGGAGGTACAAGGAATATATCTGGCACAACAAAAGAAATCGTTGAACTCGAAAAATCTTTAGCAGACCTTCATCAAAAAGAATCTGCTTTAACCTTTCCTTGTGGGTATTTGGCTAATCAGACTACACTTAGCACTTTGTCATCTGTTATTCCTGATGTAGTCATTTTTTCTGATGAAAAAAACCATTCCTCAATGATAGAAGGTATCAAAGCAGGAAGAAGACCAAAGTATATATTTAAACATAATGATGTTAGTCACTTGGAGCAGCTACTAAACTCCGTAGATAGAAAAACACCAAAAATAATAGCTCTTGAGTCTGTGTATTCAATGGATGGTGATGTAGCACCACTTAAAGAAATATGCGATCTTGCAGATCAGTACAATGCAATTACCTATTTGGATGAAGTACATGCAGTTGGTATGTATGGCCCACGTGGTGGTGGTATTGCAGAAAGAGAAAATTTAATGAACAGAGTAACAATTATTCAAGGAACGTTGTCAAAGGCTTTTGGGGTGATGGGTGGATATATAGCATCTTCAAAGAATTTGGTGGACGTAATTAGAAGCTCAGCTCCGGGATTTATCTTTACTACCGCTATGTCACCCGTCCTGGCAGCAGCAGCAAAAGCAAGCATTGAGCATTTAAAGTCTAGCAATGCTGAAAGAGAGAAACAAAAGCAAGTGGTAAAAAAGGTAAAAAACTCACTACAAAACGCAGGAATTAATTTTATTGCAACAGAAACTCACATAATTCCAATAATAATTGGTGATCCAGAGTTATCAAAAGAAGCGTCAAAATTATTGTTTGATGAATATGAAATTTATGTTCAACATATAAATTATCCAACCGTTCCAAGAGGAACTGAGCGTTTTCGCATTACCCCTACACCTTATCATACCGATGAAATGGTAGAACATTTAACGGAATCTCTAGTAAAAGTTTTCAAAAATTTGTCTATACCGCTGGCTTGCTTAAGCTTTTCATCTTCCAAGTATTAA